The sequence below is a genomic window from Acetivibrio clariflavus DSM 19732.
TTTATAATTTAATCCTTCAACATCAACACTATAAGTCTCATATATACTGTACACATCTTTAACACCGTCAACTCGGCGAAGCAATTGTTCAAAATTTTTATCCGCTCTATTATCTTCCAACATAATATCGTAAAGCCTTGTCTTATAGTGGTCGACTATCTCTCGCACAACATCATGACTTACCGTATTCATGGTAAGTAAACTTGAAAGACCTATTGCCAGCAATGAAATATTGTTTAAAACACTTTTGTTGTCTTTTAAGTTTTTAGCTGCCAGTATACCTATATTTCCGAAAAGGACAACAAACAGTCTTTCAAAAATTTTAACAAACAATGAAACTACATAAGGAATAATCAACACCACTGCCAAAACGAGAATAATTGCAAGAATTATGTTAGTAATAAGAGCCAAATTTTTCGGAGTAATACGCGGCCCAACAACGGTAAGAATCAACATAGGAATAGCTATAAATAAATACCACTTCCTCGATCTGGGTTTTTTCTCAATATCATTTAAAACAATAGCCCTCAAAGGTATTTTTGAAACTCTGATTATAGGCAAAAGTGTACTTAGTAAAGTAATTAAGATTGCAAAAATAAATGCACTTATAATATGCTGCAGGGTAAACGGTAAAACAACAGTAGAATTGGGCAATAATATTAACTTCATCAGGTATAAAACGCCTATCCCCAGTATTATGCCGGTTATTCCACCTATTGTTCCGTACACTAAGCTTTCGGCAATAAGAATAAAATCGGTGGCTTTTCTTGTAGCCCCAATACTTCTAAAAGTTCCTATTACCTGCAGCCGCTCTAAGGTAATAACTTTAAAGGATGAATATATAATAAACATGGTGGTACACATTATTATTACAACTATCAGTGTAAAAGGTGTACTTATTGCATCTAAAGCCTGTTTTATCTCTTGCTCGGTAAAGGGTTCACTTACATAATATTGCTTATATGCCTTTGACAATTCTTTTATCAAGGCATTCTTTTTTGATATATCCTTAAGTTTTAAATAAATGGCAGAAACTCTCAGGTCTGCGTTAAAAAAGGAGGCTAACGTACTTTTTGGAACAATGGCGCTAATTATTTCCCTCTGCTGAAAAAAACCTTCATTTTCCGCAATACCGGATATAATAAAATTCCGCTTAATTCCGTCTATCTCAAGCTCAATACTGTCTCCTAAATTTAAGTTAAACCTTTGCGCTGTATCTGAATTTACTATAATCTTTTTTCCGCTGAACGGATAAAGGTTGCGTGTTTGGACATATGTAATCGGATTGAGTTTATCCTGATCCTCCAAATTTATTCCTCTTAAGTCAAACCTGACAAACTCATCCTCTTTAGACTTAAATACCGCATTTGTCCCAAGGGTACCAACAATATGTTCAAACTCGTCCTTATACTCTTCTGTCCCTTTAGTATAAAGCAGCCATGAAGGCGAATCCTCATCAGCACTGATAATTATATCACAATCTCCATAATAGCTTTTCATGCTGTTTATGGATTCATTCAGCATTGTATCCATCAATGCTCTTGATGAAAGGAATAAAGCAGTGGAAATAGTTATTGAAAATACTATAAGGAAAGTTCTGAATTTTTTCTCTTTTATATTGGTAATTATAAATTTTACAATGATGCCCAATATTACACCCCCTGATGAACGCAAACAAATTTAATTATAAAATAATTAAAATAGTTCTATAAATTTGCTGATTCTGTATTCACACTTATTTTTTTATTTTCCGTAATCATAAAATTCAATAACAATTTGATTATCATACCGATACAGCCAATCAATACCGGATAAAACGCAAAGTCTATATCAAAAATAAATCCGTACAATTTGCTTCCAATTACTCCTCCTATTGCAATTAGCATCTCAAGCAAAGCATAAAACCTTCCTAAATATTCCGACATGACTTTTTTTTGAACAAAAGAAGTATAAAATACCCCATACGTGGCAAAGGAAAAGTAAAACAAAAATCCTATTATTGATAAATATATAATCATTCCTAAAGTGCTTGTAGTTATAAAGTTAAAAAATCCTATAATATTTAAAGCAAAAAGTATTGATATTGATCCTAACATACCATACATTGTAATATTTAATGCTTTTAAGTCATTAAATCTTTTATTTAAGATTGGAACAGAAATAAAAGTAAGAAATGTTCCTATAGTACATATTGTTTGAATGGTACCAAAATTTATATCATTTCCTTTAAATATAGTTTTTACTAGATAAGGAAATCCTATACTAAATATTGGTATTATCAACATATGTGTCAGCATTGCATTTAAACTGATACTGAGTACCTCTTTGTCTTTATATAACCTGAATCCATCTGCAATACTGGTAAATATTTTCCTTTCATTTTTATCCTGTTTAGGTTTTATTTTAATAGATAAAATTATAAGTCCCATAACAATAAAACTTATTCCATCTACTAAACAAATTGCCTTAAGTCCAAAAAAAGTATATACATACGCTGCTGCAATCGGAGCCATAACATTACAAATCTGATCAAATATAGAATTCATCAAGTTTCCATGCACCAAATCTTTTTCTTCCAATATTGACGGTATTACAGTCATAGCAGCAGGTTGATAAAAACTAGTACAAATTCCAAAAATAAAAGATACTATATATATTTCCACTAAATTTGCTTTATTGAATAATAAATAAATAAAAGCAGCAATCATTATTGCCCCACGGAGCATATTATTGAGTATTAAGATAAATTTCCTATTAATTCTATCAATAATTGGTCCTGTTATTGGCGATAAAAATATAGTAGGAAGCATTGATATTGCCAAAACGGTTGCAAATTGACTGGCTGACCCTGTTAAACTAAGAACATACAGTGAAAGCCCTACCGCCAAGAAATCATCGCCAATTAATGAAATACCATTACCCAATATAAAAAATAAGAAGTTTCTATTTTTTAACAACCCCAAATTCAATTTAAATCCCCCTTAAAACAATTGTATTATTAATTAAATAATGACTCGTAAAATTAAACCTGCTATGAATATAAATAAACTTAAAACATACTTTTCTTTCTTTATATAAAGTTAACTTTTTTACAGTAGTCAATCATAATTTTTATATGTTCGTCATTTATCTCAGGCCACTCAAATCCCAATTTACTCAGTATTAAGCTGGTTTTATCACATCTTAAAATAATTTCCGTTCTACTCAATTCCTCATCGAAAATTCCCAAGTGCAGAAACATAACTTCAACCATTTTCTTTAAAGTTTTATTTTCATTATTTCTATAAACATCATATAGATAATCCAAATAATCAACCAATTGCATACTTTTTTTGTTATAACCCAGATGTGAAAATACTTCACTAAGGTTGTTAATATTCACCAAATTAGGATTATAAATATGATGTGTATGATTCATAATTCCTAACCTGTTAAATAATAACACAATCGCCTTACTTATGTAATCAATGAAAGAAATCTCCATATTATTATAATGCCAATTTGGTACATAATCTAATTTAATCAGCGAGCGTAATAAGGAATAAACTGCATTTTCCTCTATATTTAATTGAAATACTCCAGTTTTTGAATCACCAACAATATTTCCAATTCTAAATATATTTGCATTTAACCCATTTTCCCTTGCTTTGTAAACCATTTCTTCAGCAAGAAATTTAGTTTGAGCATATACATTGGTTAATTTCTGTCCAAAATCAAAGTCATATTCAGTAAAAAGTACACGTTCCCTTCCTTCAATATTGGCAAATGCAATACCTGTTGTAGATATATGATTAAAATCTTTATCCCGACCTGTTTGGGAAAATTTTAATAATCTTTCTGTACCTTTAACATTTATTTCATAAAATTCACTGTAGATACCATAATGTTTTACTATAGCAGCAGAATGAATTATGCAATCAATTTTTCTTGACAACTTATCATATAATTCTATATCAAGACCAAAACGGTCATATCTCAAGTCTCCGTTTACAATAACTACTCTTTCATTATATTTAGCAATTAAATCTTCATCAAAATAGTAACTAAATTTGCTTTCACATTTCCTTTTTGCTTCTTCATAATCCTTACCCCGTATCAATATATAAATTACTGAATCCGTATTTATCAGCAAATCACGAAGCAAGTAGGAACCGAGGAAGCCTGTTGCACCTGTCAATAAAATATTCTCGTATTTTTTCTTCTTATCTAAATCAATTTCATTGCATTTTGCTAATCTTTGATTATAGCCTTCCGTTTCCGGCAGTTCTTCATTCCTTTGATTCAAGTTATTTAAAAGTAATTCCTTTATTTGCTCAATTCTGAGTTTTACACTGTCATTTTTTAAAGATATATTTTGAGCAAGGCTATATATAGTAGGATGTTCAAAAATATTATTCATACTGACATCGTATTTATCTCTGAGCTTTGCCAATACTTCTATAGCATTTATAGAATTACCACCCAATTCAAAAAACGACTCATTTATATTTATCTCTTCCAAACCTAAAACTTCAGCCCAGACACAAGCAATATTTTTTTCAATTTCGCTATATTCTCCACCCTCTTTTCCTTTAAGGATTATTTTCTGCTTCCCTACATTCAAACTAACTTTGTCAAGCCAACATCTGATTCTTTCAAAAGGATAAGTAGGCAGGCTTACTTTAATAATCTTTTCATTTCTGTATAGTTCATCAAAATCTATGTTTGCTCCCTTTACATACAATTTGCATATATCATATAGCAATTCTATATTACTTTCTCCACTTTCTATATACTCTCTAATTTTCGATGATGCCTCCATATTCAATTTCTTTATTCTTTCTATTTCTCCTATATTTTCAACAATGTTTTCACTGTTACTCCTCTCAGTTTCACCAATATAAACTCCCTCAGTGATTTTTACATCTGCATTTAAACTAACATCTAAATTTAATAAATTTTCCAGCTTTTTCTTCAAATCATCAAAATTCTTTATAACCATTGCCAATCTGCAATTATAATGCTCTCTCCCTGTATTTGCAGTATAACAGATTCGCTTTATATCACCCTTTTCGCCCAAATAATCTCTATATTTTTTCACAATATTTTTAAGAACGTTCATATTTTTTGCTGACAACACTAATACCTGCATCTTATCATCTTGCTGCTCCTGCACATAAAGTCTTTGAGGTGCTTCCTCCAAAATCAAATGGCAGTTCGTACCGCTCAAACCGAAAGAACTAACCCCACATCTTCTAACCTTTCCCTCTTCTCTTTTCCATTCCAAAATTTTATCTATTACAAAAACAGGAGAATTTACAAAATCTATATTTCTATTAGGTCTTGAGAAATTTATTGTTGGTGGTATTTCCTCATTCTTTAAAGAAAGAACTGATTTAATTACTCCTGCCAAACCTGCCATATTGTCAAGATGGCCAATATTACTTTTTACAGATCCTATAGCACAAAATTGTTTTGCCGTTGAATATTTACTAAATGCTTTTGAGATACCTTCAATTTCAATCGGGTCTCCAAGTTTTGTCCCAGTTCCGTGAGCTTCTATATAAGAAATTGATTCCGGCTCTATCCCTGCATCTTTCCATGCTCTTATTATTACGTCCATCTGTGCATTGGGATTTGGTGCCGTTATACCAATAGAGCTCCCATCTTGGTTTATTGCACTTCCTTTTATTACAGCATATATATTGTCACCATCATCAATTGCTTTACTTAAACTTTTCAGCATTATTGCCGCAACACCTTCTCCCCAGCCTGTTCCGTCCGAGTTATCGTCAAAGGTATGCGTTCTATTGTCTGAAGATCTTATTCCAATATCTTTAATATTTTTAAACACAACAGGCAGCAGGTTTATTTTTACTCCACCTGCAATAGCCATATCACATTCACCATTTCTAATTGCTTGACATGCTAAATGAATTGCAACCAGCGATGATGAACAAGTCGTATTTATCAACATGGACGGTCCTTTAAGGTCCAATAGATACGAAACCCTACTCGCGATTATTGCAGATATATTTCCCGGTATAGACATAGAATATAGGGAAGGAGCGATATACGAAATTGCCTGTTTGTATGTAAAGTCATCATCATAATATCCTAAATATACACCAGTACGACTTCCTCTAATCCTCTTTCCGCCGTAACCTGCATCCTCTATAGCAGCATATATTGTTTCCAGAAAAAGTCTTTGATGAGGGTCCATAAGACTTGCTTCGTTTGGTGACAATTGAAAGAAATTATAATCAAACTTGTCAATTGATTCTAGATAACCACCTTCTATATAACTTATGTTACTTTCATCCATACCAACAAACTTAATAAAAGAATCAGTATCTCTTTTTCTGCTTTCCGGGAATTCAGTAATGCAGTCTTTTCCGTTCCTAATATTCGTCCAAAACTCATCAAGGCCATTTTCTGCCATCGGAAACTTTCCAGCCATACCTATTATTGCAATTTCCTTTGTTGAAACTTCCTTTATATTCACTTTTTGTTCAGAACAAGCATTAGTTTTACCGCTATTTACGTTTAAAAGCTTTATCGCCATTATATTTCCCCCTAAATGTAATTTTGCAACTCAAATAAAACTAATCAAATTAATAAGAATCTGTAATAATTTCCATCAATTGCAAATACATATTGGTTAATTCCAGTATTTTCTCATTATCCAGCCTACTTTCATCAAACTCACAGCGCATATTAACTCTAGTATCAATTTCTTCAATAGCAAATATAATATCATATGCTTCCAACAAATTTACATTTTCAGTAAATAGTTCTCTACAATATATAAAAGTACTAATATACCCAGGCTTTTTGGCTGGAGCTGATTCAATTAGTTCTTTCAACCTATATATTTTTTTACTACTTAAATTCTTTCTTTCAACTACTAATTTAATGAGCTGTTGAAAGTCAGATACTTCATTTAGATCAATATCTAACTGTATAACTTCATTTGCATTGTCAAACATCACATAGAATGACATTTGAGAGTTTTCTGTTATTTCATAGAATAATTGTATATAGACTGCCAAAATTACATTTCTATAATTAATATTTTCTTTTATGGATATATTCTTTATCTTCTCGAAACTTACTCCATCAATATCAAACTCATATATCAACTTTTTACTTTTCTCATTCTCTTCCTTAAAATATATCTCAGGGAACTCAATAAAATTAAACTGAACATTTTTACTTATTGCTGATTTTTTATCTTTTATAAAATCTGCAAGTTTTGAAATTGTTGGATACGTAAAAAGATCAACAACCGTAACAACCCCAGGATATAATTCCTCAATTTGCGAGTATATTCGTACTAATGAAATCGAATTACCACCTAAATCAAACAAGTTATCATTAATACCTACTTGTTTAACTCCAAGTACTTCACACCATATATTAGCCAATTTTTCTTCAATATCATCCCTTGGAGCTACATATTTGCTTCCCGTATTTATTATGTCCTGTGGTAACGGCAATAAATTTCTATCTACTTTTCCATTAGCATTTAACGGAAATTGTTCAACCATGATAAAATATGACGGGATCATATAATCAGGAAGTATCCTAGATAAAAATTCTCGCATTTCAGATGTTGTCAATTCTTTATCAGATGTATAATATGCGCATAGATAATTGTTATTTTCATCAAGTTTATTTGCGGTAACCACAACATCCTTTATCAAATCATATTTTGCCATTTGAATTTCTATTTCCTCAAGTTCTATCCTGTATCCCCTTATTTTTACTTGATGATCGGCTCTTCCCAAAAATTCTATTTCTCCATTAGGGAGCCATTTGGCAATATCCCCTGTTTTGTACATTAACTCACCATGTACGAAAGGATTGGGGATAAATCTCTCCTTTGTAAGTTCTGGCATATTTAAATATCCCCTTGCCAAACCATCTCCCGATATAAATATTTCTCCTGGTATTCCAATCGGCTGAACACATTTATCTTTGTTTAGTATATAAATCTTACTATTGGCAATTGGTTTACCAATATTAACTGATTCTGGCCCAGAAAGTTCTTTTATAGTTGTCCCAACCGTAGTCTCAGTTGGTCCATAGGAATTATAAATCTTTGCATTTGAATACTTGCAAATTACTTCTAATAGTTCCGGAGGAAATGCTTCACCACCTACAATAAATTCATCCACTACACCCAAAAAGTCCAGTTCTTTCAGTTCTGTAAGAATCTTTAGTCTCGATGGTGTTGTTTGCAGAATATTGATCTTATTTTTTAATATTAATTCTGCCAACAACTTAGGATCCTTTCTTTGCTGTTCATCTGCAATCACTACTTTAAGACCTTTTGACAACGGTAATAATGTTTCATCCACAAAGGCATCAAAGCACATAGTAGTAACTGCCAGTATAGATTTTCCAACGCTAAAATCTATATGTTCCGACATTCCTCTAATATAGTTAACTACACCTCTATGTTCAATCATTACACCTTTAGGCATGCCTGTTGAACCTGATGTATATAT
It includes:
- a CDS encoding FtsX-like permease family protein is translated as MGIIVKFIITNIKEKKFRTFLIVFSITISTALFLSSRALMDTMLNESINSMKSYYGDCDIIISADEDSPSWLLYTKGTEEYKDEFEHIVGTLGTNAVFKSKEDEFVRFDLRGINLEDQDKLNPITYVQTRNLYPFSGKKIIVNSDTAQRFNLNLGDSIELEIDGIKRNFIISGIAENEGFFQQREIISAIVPKSTLASFFNADLRVSAIYLKLKDISKKNALIKELSKAYKQYYVSEPFTEQEIKQALDAISTPFTLIVVIIMCTTMFIIYSSFKVITLERLQVIGTFRSIGATRKATDFILIAESLVYGTIGGITGIILGIGVLYLMKLILLPNSTVVLPFTLQHIISAFIFAILITLLSTLLPIIRVSKIPLRAIVLNDIEKKPRSRKWYLFIAIPMLILTVVGPRITPKNLALITNIILAIILVLAVVLIIPYVVSLFVKIFERLFVVLFGNIGILAAKNLKDNKSVLNNISLLAIGLSSLLTMNTVSHDVVREIVDHYKTRLYDIMLEDNRADKNFEQLLRRVDGVKDVYSIYETYSVDVEGLNYKIRAVQGVDKNKYLDYWDMDIEGDRQKQIDRLDEGRNILITNLLKDALGVKKGDEITLKLGNVSRTFKIIGFYNTRIFSGNCALVSERYLKSDLQARYYSRIYIKTYKDPVEVEKTLREKLISRKTTISRIEALKESEISGNRRLFSILDMFSIFTLFIGVLGIFNNLIVSFLERKRSFAMFRSIGMSKSQILKMLFLESLCGGIIGGIMGVATGIIMVTDMPYVMKSINQPIEIKINGYYLFIYFIVGIIITVLASVAPAMKTSKLNIIEAIKYE
- a CDS encoding MFS transporter — translated: MNLGLLKNRNFLFFILGNGISLIGDDFLAVGLSLYVLSLTGSASQFATVLAISMLPTIFLSPITGPIIDRINRKFILILNNMLRGAIMIAAFIYLLFNKANLVEIYIVSFIFGICTSFYQPAAMTVIPSILEEKDLVHGNLMNSIFDQICNVMAPIAAAYVYTFFGLKAICLVDGISFIVMGLIILSIKIKPKQDKNERKIFTSIADGFRLYKDKEVLSISLNAMLTHMLIIPIFSIGFPYLVKTIFKGNDINFGTIQTICTIGTFLTFISVPILNKRFNDLKALNITMYGMLGSISILFALNIIGFFNFITTSTLGMIIYLSIIGFLFYFSFATYGVFYTSFVQKKVMSEYLGRFYALLEMLIAIGGVIGSKLYGFIFDIDFAFYPVLIGCIGMIIKLLLNFMITENKKISVNTESANL
- a CDS encoding thioester reductase domain-containing protein → MAIKLLNVNSGKTNACSEQKVNIKEVSTKEIAIIGMAGKFPMAENGLDEFWTNIRNGKDCITEFPESRKRDTDSFIKFVGMDESNISYIEGGYLESIDKFDYNFFQLSPNEASLMDPHQRLFLETIYAAIEDAGYGGKRIRGSRTGVYLGYYDDDFTYKQAISYIAPSLYSMSIPGNISAIIASRVSYLLDLKGPSMLINTTCSSSLVAIHLACQAIRNGECDMAIAGGVKINLLPVVFKNIKDIGIRSSDNRTHTFDDNSDGTGWGEGVAAIMLKSLSKAIDDGDNIYAVIKGSAINQDGSSIGITAPNPNAQMDVIIRAWKDAGIEPESISYIEAHGTGTKLGDPIEIEGISKAFSKYSTAKQFCAIGSVKSNIGHLDNMAGLAGVIKSVLSLKNEEIPPTINFSRPNRNIDFVNSPVFVIDKILEWKREEGKVRRCGVSSFGLSGTNCHLILEEAPQRLYVQEQQDDKMQVLVLSAKNMNVLKNIVKKYRDYLGEKGDIKRICYTANTGREHYNCRLAMVIKNFDDLKKKLENLLNLDVSLNADVKITEGVYIGETERSNSENIVENIGEIERIKKLNMEASSKIREYIESGESNIELLYDICKLYVKGANIDFDELYRNEKIIKVSLPTYPFERIRCWLDKVSLNVGKQKIILKGKEGGEYSEIEKNIACVWAEVLGLEEININESFFELGGNSINAIEVLAKLRDKYDVSMNNIFEHPTIYSLAQNISLKNDSVKLRIEQIKELLLNNLNQRNEELPETEGYNQRLAKCNEIDLDKKKKYENILLTGATGFLGSYLLRDLLINTDSVIYILIRGKDYEEAKRKCESKFSYYFDEDLIAKYNERVVIVNGDLRYDRFGLDIELYDKLSRKIDCIIHSAAIVKHYGIYSEFYEINVKGTERLLKFSQTGRDKDFNHISTTGIAFANIEGRERVLFTEYDFDFGQKLTNVYAQTKFLAEEMVYKARENGLNANIFRIGNIVGDSKTGVFQLNIEENAVYSLLRSLIKLDYVPNWHYNNMEISFIDYISKAIVLLFNRLGIMNHTHHIYNPNLVNINNLSEVFSHLGYNKKSMQLVDYLDYLYDVYRNNENKTLKKMVEVMFLHLGIFDEELSRTEIILRCDKTSLILSKLGFEWPEINDEHIKIMIDYCKKVNFI